CGCGCGCCCGGTCGCTGACGACCGCGCGGCTGAGCACCACGCCCGCGGCGCCGCTGAACCCCTGGACGAACCTGGCGGCGACGAGGAAGCCGGCGGAGGGCGCGAGCGCGCAGGCCAGCCCCGCTGCGGCGCACACCGCGCTGCCGGCGACGAGCAGCCCGCGGCGGCCGCGCTGGTCGGAGAGCGGCCCGATCACGAGCTGCCCCAGCGCGAGGCCCACGAGGAACGTCGTCAAGGACAGCTGCACGACCGAGGCGCTGGTGCCGAGGTCCCGCGCGAGCTGCGGGAACGCCGGCAGGTACATGTCGGTGGCCAGCGGTGCGATCGCGGTGAGGAGGGCGAGGGCGACGGTCACCGCGGGCGTGAGCGGCCGGTCCCCGCCGAGCTGCGGGGTGCTGCGGGCGGGTGCGGTCGTGGTCGAGGGCACGGCGGGGCCCGGGGACGTGGTCATGGGGGGTGCTCCAGCGCGGACGGAGGGCGGCTCGGTGCCGCTGCCGGGGAGCATCCTATCTATGAGGTCATATATGTCGAGTCATATGGGCCGCGGTAGCCTCGAGCGGTGACCGACGCCAGCACCGACGCCACGCACGCCCTGCGGCAGCTCGCCTCCGCGCTGCACGACCTCTCGCGCGCGGTGCGCCGGGAGCAGGACTCCGAGGCCGGTGGGCTGCCCGGGCTGCCCCCGACGGAGTTCGAGGTCATGCGGTACGTCGACCGGCACCCCGGGACGAGCGTCGGCGGCGCCGCCGAGGCCCTCGGCCTGCGGCAGAGCAACGTGAGCGCCGCCGTCCGCGGGCTCGCCGGGCGAGGGCTCGTCGAGCGCGTCGCGGACGCCGCCGACCGGCGGGTCGCCCGGCTGCACCCGACGCCCCTCGCCCGGCGGCGCCGCGAGACGGTCGAGCAGGCGTGGGCGCGGACGCTGGAGACCGCGCTCTCCCGCCTGGGCCCGGCCGACGCCGCGGCGGTCCGCGACGCCGCCGGGCCGCTCGCGCGCCTGGCCGGTGCCGTCAGGTGACCCGGTGCCGTCAGGTGATGTCGCGCCGCAGCGTCGTGAGGCGCCCGACCAGGGCGAGCACCAGCGCGTAGCCGACCAGGACCAAGGCGCCCGCCGCGGGTGACAGCAGGTCCCCCAGGCCGCTCGCGGAGTAGAACGACCCGCCGCTGATCGCCTCGCCCGCCGCACCGGGCATGAACCGCGCGATGCCCGCCGTCGCGTCGTTGAGGTTGAGCACCAGCCGCGCGATCGGCTCCACGAACTGCGTGAAGGCCAGCACGACGATGATCGCCACGACCTGGTTCGGCAGCGCGAACCCGAGCCCGACGCCGAGCACGCACCAGATGGTGAGCGAGAGGACCGTCCGGGCGATGACGCCCCACATCTGCGCGTCCCCGAGGAACGCGTCCGCGTCGGTGAAGGCGAACACGGTGGCGCCCGCGGCGACGGTCGCGAGCGTCCCGAGCACGCCGTACAGCAGGCCCATCGGGATCGACGCGATCAGCTTGCCGGCCACGAACCGGTTGCGGTCGGGCTGGGCCAGGAGCGTCGGCGTGAGCGTGCGGTGCCGGAACTCCGCGGTCACGGCCAGGACCCCGACCAGCAGCGGCAGGGCGTACCCCAGCGAGGCGGGCAGGGAGTACACCGCCACGGCGATGTCCCGCGGGTCGACGACCGGCGTGGCGCCGCCGCCCGTGGAGACCTGCGAGCCGTCGTCGAACGTGAAGGCGAACGCCATCATCGTCCCGAGGAACGCCATGTAGCCGACCATGACGACCAGCAGCACCCACCAGGTGCGGGTCGTGACGATCTTCCGGTACTCGGAGACCAGGGTGTCCTTCATCGCGCACCTCCGGTGGACGCGTCGGCGGCGGTCGGCCCGGTGGCGGTCGGCGGTGCCCCGGGCGGGGCGGCGTGCTCGGCGGTCGACGACGTCAGGCTGAGGAACAGCTCCTCCAGGCCGGCGGCGTGCGTGGCGAGCTCGTGCAGCTCGAGACCGGCCGCGAACGCGGCGTGCCCGACGGCGGCGGCGTCGGTGCCGGTGACCTCGACGACGCCGGGAGCGACGGGGCCGGCCGTCCAGCCGTGGGCGGCCACGAGCGCGTCCAGCCGCTGCGCGTCCGGCGAGGAGATGCGGACGCGCGGCTCCGTCATGCGCCCCAGCTCCTCGAGCGTGGAGGCGTGCACCAGGCGGCCGCCGGCGATGATGACGACGTCGTCGACCGTCTGCTGCACCTCGGAGAGCACGTGCGAGGACACCAGGACGGTCCGGCCCTGGGCGGCGAGCGCCCGCAGCAGGTCGCGCAGCCAGCGGATGCCCTCGGGGTCCAGGCCGTTCGCGGGCTCGTCCAGCAGCAGCACGGGCGGGTCGCCCAGCAGCGTGGTCGCCAGCGCGAGCCGCTGCCGCATGCCGAGGGAGAAGCCGCCGACCCGGCGCTTCGCGGCGAACCCCAGCCCCACGAGGTCGAGCACCTCGGGCGCCCGGGAGTCCGGGACCCCGGCCTGCGGCGCGAACACGCGCAGGTGGTCCAGCGCCGTGCGGCCGGGGTGGAAGTCCGCGGCCTCGAGCGCGGCGCCGACGGTCCGCATGGGGCGGTCGAGCTCGGTGTAGCGGCGGCCCCCGATGGTGGCGGTGCCGCTGGTCGGCGTCACCAGCCCCAGCAGCATCCGCAGCGTCGTCGTCTTGCCGGCGCCGTTCGGGCCGAGGAACCCGGTCACCCGGCCGGGCCGGACGGTGAAGCTCAGGTCGTCGACGGCCCGGACCTGGCCGAACGTCTTCGTGAGGTGGCTGACCTCGATGGCGTGCGTGGCGTCGGGTGGCATGCCCCGACCCTAGGAGCCGGCGGCGGCCCGGCGGATCCGTCGCGAGGCGGAAACCGCGCGCCGCCGTGGCCGGCGGGCCTCCGCCGCCGGACGGAGCCGCTAGAACGCGGCGGTCGCGGGCCGGGACGTGCGCCGCGAGGGGAGCATCACGCGCATGGTGCAGCCGGTGTCCGTGTCGGCGACCTCGACCGTGCCGCCGTGGAGCGTGACCGCCCAGCGCACGATCGACAGCCCGAGCCCGGTGCCGCCCGTGGAGATCTGCCCGGTGATCGCCGGCGTGTTGCCGCGCGCGAACCGCTCGAAGACGCGCTGCCGCTGGTCGGCCGCGATGCCGGGGCCCTGGTCGACGACGTCGATCCGCACCCAGCCGCCGGCGCGGTGCGCCTCGAGCCGGACGGGGGCGCCGCGCGGGGAGTGCCGCACCGCGTTCTGCACGAGGTTGGCCACCACCTGGTGCAGGCGCTCGCGGTCGGCGGGCACCGTGAGGTCCGGCGGCTCCACCTGCACCGGGAACGTGAGGTCCTTGGAGGCGCCGACCAGGCGCCCCTCCTGCGCGGCCTCCTCGAGGAACTGCTGCAGCGGCACCTCGGTGACCTGCAGGTCGACCGCCCCCGCCTCGAGGCGCGACAGGTCGAGCAGGGTGGCGACGAGCCGGCTGAGGCGCTGCGTCTGGGCCAGGGCGGCGCGCATGGACTCCGGGTCGGGGTCGCTCACCCCGTCGACGATGTTCTCGAGCTGGGCCTGCAGGGCGGTGACCGGGGTGCGCAGCTCGTGCGACACGTTCGCGACCATCTCGCGGCGCAGGGAGTCGGCCTGCTCGAGGTCGTCCGCCATGCGGTTGAACGCCGCCGCGAGCTCGCCCACCTCGTCGCGGCTCGTCGCGCGCACGCGGCGGCTGTAGTCGCCCGCCGCCATGGCCCGCGCGGCCGCGGTCATCTCCCGCAGCGGCGACGTCATGCCGCGGGCGAGCACCTGCGTCATGACGAGGGCGATGACGATGACGATCGGGAACGTCCGCGTCGGGCCCAGCGCGTTGTTCAGGCCGATCCACGTCAGCAGGGCGGCGACGAACACCGCCGCCGCGACGAGCACGCCCAGCTTGATCTTGATGGAGCGCAGCCGGTCGAGCGGCCGCACGTCCGGCAGCCGCCCGACGCGCGGCCGCTGGTGCCGGGGGACCGTCACGCGCCGCCGGTGCCCGTGCCGGCCGGCTCCAGCGCGTAGCCCACGCCGTGCACCGTGCGGATGAGGTCCGCGCCGAGCTTCCTGCGCAGAGCCTTCACGTGCGAGTCGACGGTGCGGGTCCCCGAGGCGTCCACCCAGTCCCACACCTCGGCCAGCAGGCGCTCGCGCGTGAGCACGGTGCGGGGGCTGGCGGCGAGCGCGAGCAGCAGGTCGAACTCGGTCGGGGTGAGGTGCACCTCCTCGCCGGCGCGGTGCACGCGGCGCTGCGCGCGGTCGATGACGACGTCGCCGACCGCGACGGGCGGCTCGGCC
This is a stretch of genomic DNA from Cellulomonas sp. ES6. It encodes these proteins:
- a CDS encoding MarR family winged helix-turn-helix transcriptional regulator → MTDASTDATHALRQLASALHDLSRAVRREQDSEAGGLPGLPPTEFEVMRYVDRHPGTSVGGAAEALGLRQSNVSAAVRGLAGRGLVERVADAADRRVARLHPTPLARRRRETVEQAWARTLETALSRLGPADAAAVRDAAGPLARLAGAVR
- a CDS encoding HAMP domain-containing sensor histidine kinase, which produces MTVPRHQRPRVGRLPDVRPLDRLRSIKIKLGVLVAAAVFVAALLTWIGLNNALGPTRTFPIVIVIALVMTQVLARGMTSPLREMTAAARAMAAGDYSRRVRATSRDEVGELAAAFNRMADDLEQADSLRREMVANVSHELRTPVTALQAQLENIVDGVSDPDPESMRAALAQTQRLSRLVATLLDLSRLEAGAVDLQVTEVPLQQFLEEAAQEGRLVGASKDLTFPVQVEPPDLTVPADRERLHQVVANLVQNAVRHSPRGAPVRLEAHRAGGWVRIDVVDQGPGIAADQRQRVFERFARGNTPAITGQISTGGTGLGLSIVRWAVTLHGGTVEVADTDTGCTMRVMLPSRRTSRPATAAF
- a CDS encoding ABC transporter ATP-binding protein, producing MPPDATHAIEVSHLTKTFGQVRAVDDLSFTVRPGRVTGFLGPNGAGKTTTLRMLLGLVTPTSGTATIGGRRYTELDRPMRTVGAALEAADFHPGRTALDHLRVFAPQAGVPDSRAPEVLDLVGLGFAAKRRVGGFSLGMRQRLALATTLLGDPPVLLLDEPANGLDPEGIRWLRDLLRALAAQGRTVLVSSHVLSEVQQTVDDVVIIAGGRLVHASTLEELGRMTEPRVRISSPDAQRLDALVAAHGWTAGPVAPGVVEVTGTDAAAVGHAAFAAGLELHELATHAAGLEELFLSLTSSTAEHAAPPGAPPTATGPTAADASTGGAR
- a CDS encoding ABC transporter permease — protein: MKDTLVSEYRKIVTTRTWWVLLVVMVGYMAFLGTMMAFAFTFDDGSQVSTGGGATPVVDPRDIAVAVYSLPASLGYALPLLVGVLAVTAEFRHRTLTPTLLAQPDRNRFVAGKLIASIPMGLLYGVLGTLATVAAGATVFAFTDADAFLGDAQMWGVIARTVLSLTIWCVLGVGLGFALPNQVVAIIVVLAFTQFVEPIARLVLNLNDATAGIARFMPGAAGEAISGGSFYSASGLGDLLSPAAGALVLVGYALVLALVGRLTTLRRDIT